In Chiloscyllium plagiosum isolate BGI_BamShark_2017 chromosome 26, ASM401019v2, whole genome shotgun sequence, one genomic interval encodes:
- the LOC122563069 gene encoding protein phosphatase 1 regulatory subunit 15B-like isoform X2, whose amino-acid sequence MNWEPPGPAPAAASCSEGGLGGHPGGPGLYQSPWMKLISMFYRPSFARFHRQEADSPLSRGSGLLGPVLDKMRGFGGGGGERESVSPLGGLWAAAWHWVGATEPLPLAPPQEERLEVIVEAPPPLKIPEPPAPGCPGLFSKVMGRISPPETPSISNPLRPGLPHPLELVNLGLPQWSSGYPAASMQLLLAPAEPGFYSIQQMDKPLEFSCYHSGVGIATPSDQDYGYSSLEEEHAGSQCQDLRYSGKGVPPEPAPSVDSCSKGNDLKANRDTCMDNGKTVPLPLSVDSTMPNLQYLDIENRNMSMRDNEWDSDESSSEDLDDDAEEEDDCYPLSRPQCSNKTIAYILGSDSISDSDDSEEDEDSDSDDDGFDSNGSSSELSDTDEELLNFLAGTSDPYNLMNFQACIKTRHKVGTRTVFQSSCPQQSELCTIELEDDSDRVDSGFTDEIQSEVQKTFTQMACEKKCSKKVFAFCM is encoded by the coding sequence atgaattgggAGCCGCCGGGTCCAGCCCCCGCGGCCGCCTCCTGCAGTGAAGGCGGCCTTGGGGGACACCCTGGCGGGCCTGGCCTCTACCAGAGCCCGTGGATGAAGCTGATCTCCATGTTTTACAGGCCCAGCTTTGCCCGCTTCCACCGCCAGGAAGCGGATTCCCCCCTGAGCCGGGGCTCGGGCCTCCTGGGGCCGGTCCTGGACAAAATGCGGGGATTCGGCGGCGGTGGCGGGGAGAGGGAGTCGGTGTCCCCGCTGGGGGGTCTCTGGGCCGCCGCCTGGCACTGGGTAGGGGCCACCGAGCCTCTCCCTCTTGCTCCGCCGCAGGAGGAGAGGCTGGAGGTTATCGTGGAGGCGCCGCCACCGCTGAAGATCCCCGAGCCCCCAGCCCCGGGCTGCCCCGGCCTCTTCTCCAAAGTGATGGGGCGAATCTCTCCCCCGGAAACACCCAGCATCAGCAACCCCCTCCGCCCAGGCCTGCCTCACCCCCTGGAACTCGTCAATTTGGGACTGCCCCAGTGGAGCTCTGGCTATCCCGCAGCTTCTATGCAGCTGTTACTGGCCCCAGCAGAGCCCGGCTTCTACAGCATCCAGCAGATGGATAAACCCCTGGAATTCTCCTGCTACCACAGCGGGGTGGGCATCGCCACCCCATCCGACCAGGACTACGGCTATTCCAGCTTGGAAGAAGAGCACGCTGGCTCCCAGTGCCAAGACCTGAGGTATTCGGGCAAGGGGGTGCCTCCTGAACCTGCCCCCAGTGTAGACAGCTGCTCCAAAGGTAATGACCTGAAGGCTAACAGGGATACTTGCATGGATAATGGAAAGACAGTTCCGCTGCCACTTTCAGTTGACTCAACTATGCCCAACCTTCAGTATTTGGATATTGAGAATAGGAACATGTCCATGAGAGACAATGAGTGGGATAGCGATGAGAGTAGCAGTGAAGACCTGGACGATGATGCTGAGGAAGAGGATGACTGCTATCCCTTATCCAGACCTcagtgttccaataaaacaatagCTTATATTTTAGGAAGCGACTCCATTAGTGATAGtgatgacagtgaggaagatgagGACAGCGACTCAGATGATGATGGATTTGACAGCAATGGTAGCAGCTCTGAACTCTCAGATACAGATGAAGAGCTGTTGAACTTTTTAGCTGGTACCTCTGATCCTTACAACCTTATGAATTTTCAAGCCTGCATTAAAACACGGCACAAAGTGGGCACTAGAACTGTATTCCAATCTAGTTGCCCTCAGCAATCTGAACTGTGTACCATTGAGCTAGAAGATGATTCAGACAGAGTGGACAGTGGGTTTACTGATGAAATACAGAGTGAagtacagaaaacatttaccCAGATGGCTTGTGAAAAAAAATGCTCCAAAAAG